The sequence below is a genomic window from Tistrella mobilis.
GCCGCGCAGCCGCGCAGCTGATCGGCGACAACACCTCGCTGTTCATCAATATCGGCACCACCACCGAAGCGGTCGGCCGCGCGCTCACCGATCATGCCGGGCTGATGGTGATCACCAACAACATCAACGTCGCCAACCGGATGCGGATCTATCCCTCGATCGAGGTGATCATCGCGGGCGGCGTGGTCCGCGGCTCCGACGGCGGCGTGGTCGGCGAGGCGGCGGTCGATTTCATCCGCCAGTTCCGGGTCGATTTCGCGGTGATCGGCGTGTCGGCCATCGACAATGATGGCGCGCTGCTCGATTTCGACTTCCGCGAGGTGAAGGTGGCCCAGGCGATCATCGCCAATGCCCGCCATGTGATCCTGGTCGCCGATTCGACCAAGTTCGAACGCACCGCCCCGGTGCGCATCGGCCACCTCTCCCAGGTCAACACCTTCATCACCAACCGCTGCGACCTGCCCCAGATCCGCCGCATCTGCGCCGACGCCAATGTCCGGCTGATCGAGACGGATGCGCAGGCCACTCTGATCTGACGTCAGACGAACGACACCGACAGTCGCCCGAACGCGCCCCACTCCGCCGCAACCCGGTCACCCGGCTCGACCGCGATCGGCACCACACAGGTGCCGGTGATCACCACCTGCCCCGCCTTCAGCGGCAGGCCCAGGGCCGAAACCTCGTTGGCAAGCCAGGTGAGCGCCAGACGTGGATCGCCCAGAACATTGGCGCCCAGACCATCATGGCGGCTGCGGATTTCGCCATCCGGGCCGGTGACCACGGCCCGCGGCGTCTCGGCGGCAAGATCGACATCGCGCCAGGCGGCGGTGGTGGCCGGGCCCAGAATGAACAGATTGGCGCAGGCGTCGTCGGCGATCAGCTGGGCGGCGCCCACCGCACAGAAATCGGTGTAGCGCGAATCCGGCAGTTCGATCGCCGGATGCAGGCTCGCCACCGCCGCCAGCACCTCGTCGACCGTGAAGGGGGTGGCGCGCGGCATCAGGTCGCGGCCGAAGCGGAAGGCGAATTCAACCTCGGCCACGCGCATCAGACTGGTGGCGAGCGGCACCACCGCCCCATCGGGCAGCAGGCGCTCTGCGAACAGCCGGCCGGCCAGCGGACCGTCGACGCCGATATGGCGCTGACCGGCCAGGCTGGTCGCGGCGATCTTCCAGCCGATATGGGCGGCCGGGTCGGCGACGAGCTGTGCCTGAATGGCATAGCCCTCGGCCCGGCTCCGCGGCCGGAGCGCTTCGGGCAGGCAGGCCAGCCGCGTGCCGGCGGTCCAGTGATCGAGCAGCATCCCGGCCGCGGCGGCGTGGTCCCTGGTCATCGATGCCGGCATGACAATCTGGTTCACGGATGGATCCTCCCTGGCGTTCTCGTATCGCGGAACTTGGGAAGATCATGCCATGCGCTGCATCCAGGGCGTCAACCGGATTGCGTGGGAACCTGCGATGGCAGGTGGCGGTTCAGCCGTTCCGCCGCCGCCGCGGCGGCAGGGCTGCCGCGGCCGCAGCCTCGTCACCGATCCCCGGCCCGGCGCGCACCTCCACCTCGCGCGGGTGCAGCTCCTCGCCGCAGGCCTTGCAGGTCAGCACCGGTTCGATGTCGTGACCGCAAGTGCGATGCCGGTGCAGCATCGGCGGCCCCGCCTCCCCCGCATAGTGCCGGTTGCCCCAGTGCACGATGCTCATCACCACGGGATAAAGATCGAAGCCCTTGGGGGTGAGGCGGTATTCATCCCGCGGGGGGCGGTCCTGATAGCGCACCCGCGCCAGCACGCCCTCATCGACCAGCAGTTTCAGCCGGTCGGCGATGATGGTGCGTGAAATGCCCAGCCGCTCCTGAAAGGTGTCGAAGCGGCGCACCCCCAGAAAGCAGTCCCTCAGCAGCATCAGGGTCCATCGGTCGCCGATCACCGCGACGGTGCGCGCCATGGAACAGGGCTGGTCTTTCAGATCATCGCGTTTCATGGCCGCAGTATTCCATTGACTCGATCCAGATTCAATACGAACTTCGTCCAGAAACTGGACTTACATAACCCCGGGCAATATGATGACCCGGTCGGGAGGAGGAACACGCCATGAGCCATCCAACGACGCAGGCCGAGCCTGGCACCACGCCCGGCACCTGCCTGGTGATCGGCGCCGGCATCGGTGTCGGTGGGGCCATCGCCCGGGCTTTCGCCGCCCGCGGCCACGCGGTCTGCCTGACCCGCCGGCCGCGCAATCTGGATCAGGTGGAGGCGCTGGCCGAAGAGATCCGCGCCGAGGGCGGCCGCGCCCATGCCTATGGGGTCGATGCCCGGTCCGAAGACGAGATGATCGCCCTCTTCGACCGTATCGAGGCCGAGCTCGGGCCGCTGGAGGTGGTGGTCTTCAACATCGGCGCGAATGTTCGTTTCGACATCCGCGACACCACCGCCCGCGTCTTCACCAAGGTCTGGGAAATGGCCTGCTTCGCCGGCTTCCTGGCCGGGCGAGAGGCTGCGCGCGTGATGGTGCCGCGCGGCCGGGGCACCATCCTGTTCACCGGCGCCACCGCCAGCATCCGCGGCCGGGAAGGCTTCGCCGCCTTCGCCGCCGCCAAGCATGGCCTTCGGGCCGTGGCCCAGAGCATGGCGCGCGAGCTGGGGCCCCGGGGCATCCATGTCGCCCATGTCGTGGTCGACGGCGCGATCGACGGGGCCTTTACCCGATCCACCCGCGCGGATGTTCAGGACCTGCTGGACCGGGACCTGATCCTGAAGCCCGAGGACATCGCCGCCAATTATGTCTGGCTGCATACGCAGCCCAAATCGGCCTGGACGCATGAACTGGATCTGCGCCCCTGGTCGGAAACCTGGTGAGGGAGAGCAAACGCATGAGCCGGCGTACCGTCGACATGATCTATGATTTCGGCAGCCCCAACGCCTATCTGGCGCGCCGGGTGCTGGACCAGGTGGCCGCCCGCACCGGCGCCACGGTCAATATCATTCCCTGCCTGCTGGGCGGCATCTTCAAGGCGACCGGCAATCAGGCGCCGATGCTGGCCTTCGCCGGCATCAAGGGCAAGAACGACTATGAAATGCTGGAACTGCGCCGCTTTGTGGCAAAGCACGGCTTCGACGCTTTCCGGATCAATCCGCATTTCCCGGTCAACACCCTGCTCGCCATGCGCGGCTTCGTCGCCGCACGGCACATGGGCGTGGCCGATGCCTATCTTCCGGCGGTGGAGACCGCCATGTGGGAAACCGGCCGCAAGATGGACGACCCTGAGGTCTTCGTCGCCACGCTGAACGAAGCCGGCCTCGACGGTGCCGCCATCGCCGCCGCCGCCCAGACAGCCGAGGTCAAGGCCGAACTCGCCGCCAATACCGAGGCGGCGGTCGCCCGCGGCGCCTTCGGCATCCCGACCTTCTATGTCGGCAAGGAAATGTTCTTCGGCAAGGAACGGCTGGGTCAGGTGGAAGAGGAACTGGCGAAGGGGTGAGCCCCGTCGACCTTGATTCTAACCTGTCACCTGTCTCGCCCCTGCCGGAAAGCCTGCGGCGACAGGCCATAGGCGTCGCGGAAGCGGCGGCCGAAATGGCCGGCATTCTGGAAACCCCACGAAAAGGCGATGTCGGTGATGGTGCGCCCCGCCATCACCGGGTTGGCCAGATCGCGGCGGCAGCGGTCCAGCCGGGCGGTGATGAGGTAGCGGCGGACGGTGGTGCCGTCACTGCCGAACAGGGCGTGGAGATGGCGGAGCGAGATGCCGGCCGCGGCCGCGATCCCGGCCGGATCCAGCTCGGGATCGTCGAGCCGGGCATCGATCAGCGCCTTGACCCGGTCGAGCTGCGCCGCCCTGAGCCCGGCCGCGCGGCGCGGCGCCTCGGCGCCAAGTGCGGCGACCAGCACGCCCAGCATCGCCTCGCCCAGCGCCTCGCCATCGGGCAGGTTCTGCTCCAGCAGGCCGCCGGCCATGGCGCCCACCGCCCCCGAGACCAGCCCGGCCCCCGCCGTGCCCGCCGCCAGGCGGCCGGCGGCATCCTGCCAGCGGCCCGGCAGCCAGTGCCGGAGGCGGGTGAGCGGCAGCACCACCGACCGCTTGTGCAGGCGCTCCGTCACCTCAAAACTCATCGGCCGGGTGGTGGTCCAGACCAGCACGTCGCCGGCGCCCAGGGCGATACGCCTCTCGCCGATCGAGAACTGCTCCCGCCCGCTCAACACCAGCTGGATGACCACCAGTTCGCGGCCGTCGCGCGCCGGGCCCGGGCGGCGGCGACTGCCGGCACAGGGATCGCAGATGCAGTCAACGACCGTTACCGGGCCGGCGCGCCGCTGAAGCAGCCGCGCGTCGAAGCCCGGCATCGGCCGGCCGGTGGCCGCCCAGCCGTCATAGACGGTTTCAAGCGTGGTGCGCCAGACCTCCGGGCGGAGGTCCGGCGGGTGGTCGGCGGCGCGCCAGGATGCGCCGCCGATATCTGTGGACAAGGTCATCAGCGACGGGCCTCCCCGCCCTTCCTGATGGCGGATCCGTCAGCCGTGGAAGGGGGTGAAGGTCTGAACCAGGATCCGATCGTCGCGGACCAGCAGCGTGTCGGTCGCCCGCGTGACGAAGGGCGCCGCCGACCAGACCAGATAGGCGACCTCCCCCGCCACCTGACGTGTCTCAACCCGGAATGCCGCCCAGAATTCGGGCGTGGCTTCCGCGAGGAACCCGGCAAAGAACCGCCGGATCTCCTCGATCCCATGATGCACCGCATCCGGGGTGATCACCACTGCCGCCGCATCGTAATCGGCCAGAACCGCATCCAGGCCCTGTGCGAAGGCGCCGAGATGGCGGTCGAACACGGCGGCCGTGCTCATGACTGCGCCGAAAGAAAGGCGGTCCAGGCCCCCTGGGCTTCGGCCCAGCCGATATTGGCGATGACGGTCCCGTCCGGCTGAATGAAGGCGAGCGGGCCGAGGAACGTCATATAGAACACGCTGTCGACCGGGAAGAAGGTGCGGTCGTGGCGGGCGCCCGAGGATTCGAAGCCATAGCCCGGCGCCACCGCGGTGTCGCCGCCGGCATCCCGGCCGCCGCGCACATCCATGCGGCCATGGGTCAGGAAATACTCGCCCGGCCCGGTATGGATATGGGCCGCGAAGGACGACCCGGCCGGGCAGGTGAAAATCGCGGTCCAGCCGCCGCTTTCGGGGGAGACATGCAGCAGCTTCCAGGTGATGCCGCCATCCGAGAAGGCATCAGGGAACGGCGCCCAGGGCCCGTCATCGATCTGGACATATTCTTCGGGCGTATGGGGCTTGGCGATATGGCCCGTCGACATCAGCATGGTCGTCCTCCCAGGTCTCGTGTTGGACGCCGCATCTTGGCGGCCGCCTCTTGCGGGCCTGATCAGTCTGGCAGCTGCCGGGGCCGGCCGCTCGCCTGCGGGTGCACATCGTCGGGTCTCTCTGCGCGCAGGGCCGGGCCGGCATGCTTCGACAGGCGACAAGCGCGCGCCCGGCCGCTAGGCTCTGCCCCGACATCCACCACCGCGCCGGCGGATCCAGCCCGCCGGCCCCAGTCATCCAAGGAGACGGTCATGACCGGAACCGCCGCCGATCCGGCCACCCGCGACTTCATCCTCAGCCAGACCATGCTCCGGGTCCGCGATCCCGAACGCTCCGTCGCCTTTTATCGCGACGTGCTGGGCATGCGCCTGCTCAGGCGCTT
It includes:
- a CDS encoding nuclear transport factor 2 family protein — its product is MSTAAVFDRHLGAFAQGLDAVLADYDAAAVVITPDAVHHGIEEIRRFFAGFLAEATPEFWAAFRVETRQVAGEVAYLVWSAAPFVTRATDTLLVRDDRILVQTFTPFHG
- a CDS encoding helix-turn-helix domain-containing protein, with the translated sequence MTLSTDIGGASWRAADHPPDLRPEVWRTTLETVYDGWAATGRPMPGFDARLLQRRAGPVTVVDCICDPCAGSRRRPGPARDGRELVVIQLVLSGREQFSIGERRIALGAGDVLVWTTTRPMSFEVTERLHKRSVVLPLTRLRHWLPGRWQDAAGRLAAGTAGAGLVSGAVGAMAGGLLEQNLPDGEALGEAMLGVLVAALGAEAPRRAAGLRAAQLDRVKALIDARLDDPELDPAGIAAAAGISLRHLHALFGSDGTTVRRYLITARLDRCRRDLANPVMAGRTITDIAFSWGFQNAGHFGRRFRDAYGLSPQAFRQGRDR
- a CDS encoding DeoR/GlpR family DNA-binding transcription regulator — its product is MYLSPRHAEIVQLAKDKGRILVDELATHFGVTPQTIRKDLNDLCERRLLTRIHGGALFPSGVQNMEYEARSLIASDEKTAIGRAAAQLIGDNTSLFINIGTTTEAVGRALTDHAGLMVITNNINVANRMRIYPSIEVIIAGGVVRGSDGGVVGEAAVDFIRQFRVDFAVIGVSAIDNDGALLDFDFREVKVAQAIIANARHVILVADSTKFERTAPVRIGHLSQVNTFITNRCDLPQIRRICADANVRLIETDAQATLI
- a CDS encoding 2-keto-4-pentenoate hydratase, with amino-acid sequence MTRDHAAAAGMLLDHWTAGTRLACLPEALRPRSRAEGYAIQAQLVADPAAHIGWKIAATSLAGQRHIGVDGPLAGRLFAERLLPDGAVVPLATSLMRVAEVEFAFRFGRDLMPRATPFTVDEVLAAVASLHPAIELPDSRYTDFCAVGAAQLIADDACANLFILGPATTAAWRDVDLAAETPRAVVTGPDGEIRSRHDGLGANVLGDPRLALTWLANEVSALGLPLKAGQVVITGTCVVPIAVEPGDRVAAEWGAFGRLSVSFV
- a CDS encoding SDR family NAD(P)-dependent oxidoreductase codes for the protein MSHPTTQAEPGTTPGTCLVIGAGIGVGGAIARAFAARGHAVCLTRRPRNLDQVEALAEEIRAEGGRAHAYGVDARSEDEMIALFDRIEAELGPLEVVVFNIGANVRFDIRDTTARVFTKVWEMACFAGFLAGREAARVMVPRGRGTILFTGATASIRGREGFAAFAAAKHGLRAVAQSMARELGPRGIHVAHVVVDGAIDGAFTRSTRADVQDLLDRDLILKPEDIAANYVWLHTQPKSAWTHELDLRPWSETW
- a CDS encoding winged helix-turn-helix transcriptional regulator, encoding MKRDDLKDQPCSMARTVAVIGDRWTLMLLRDCFLGVRRFDTFQERLGISRTIIADRLKLLVDEGVLARVRYQDRPPRDEYRLTPKGFDLYPVVMSIVHWGNRHYAGEAGPPMLHRHRTCGHDIEPVLTCKACGEELHPREVEVRAGPGIGDEAAAAAALPPRRRRNG
- a CDS encoding 2,4'-dihydroxyacetophenone dioxygenase family protein encodes the protein MLMSTGHIAKPHTPEEYVQIDDGPWAPFPDAFSDGGITWKLLHVSPESGGWTAIFTCPAGSSFAAHIHTGPGEYFLTHGRMDVRGGRDAGGDTAVAPGYGFESSGARHDRTFFPVDSVFYMTFLGPLAFIQPDGTVIANIGWAEAQGAWTAFLSAQS
- a CDS encoding 2-hydroxychromene-2-carboxylate isomerase, whose amino-acid sequence is MSRRTVDMIYDFGSPNAYLARRVLDQVAARTGATVNIIPCLLGGIFKATGNQAPMLAFAGIKGKNDYEMLELRRFVAKHGFDAFRINPHFPVNTLLAMRGFVAARHMGVADAYLPAVETAMWETGRKMDDPEVFVATLNEAGLDGAAIAAAAQTAEVKAELAANTEAAVARGAFGIPTFYVGKEMFFGKERLGQVEEELAKG